In Populus trichocarpa isolate Nisqually-1 chromosome 12, P.trichocarpa_v4.1, whole genome shotgun sequence, a genomic segment contains:
- the LOC7493500 gene encoding guanine nucleotide-binding protein subunit beta-like protein: MATETLILRGTMRAHTDQVTAIATPIDNTDMIVSASRDKSIILWHLTKDEKTYGVARRRLTGHSHFVQDVVLSSDGQFALSGSWDGELRLWDLATGVSARRFVGHTKDVLSVAFSFDNRQIVSASRDKTIKLWNTLGECKYTIQEAESHTDWVSCVRFSPSTLQPTIVSASWDKTVKVWNLTNCKLRSTLAGHSGYVNTVAVSPDGSLCASGGKDGVILLWDLAEGKKLYSLDAGAVINALCFSPNRYWLCAATENSIKIWDLESKMVVDDLKVDLKAEAEKSEGTTATAVSTKKKIYCTSLNWSADGSTLFSGYTDGVIRVWGVGRY; the protein is encoded by the exons ATGGCCACCGAGACCCTTATTCTTCGAGGCACCATGAGAGCCCACACTGACCAGGTCACAGCAATAGCCACACCAATTGACAACACTGACATGATTGTCAGTGCATCCCGCGACAAGTCCATCATTCTTTGGCACTTAACCAAAGATGAAAAAACCTATGGTGTCGCTCGCCGTCGTTTGACTGGTCACTCCCACTTCGTACAAGACGTTGTTCTCTCCTCCGATGGTCAGTTCGCTTTGTCCGGTTCCTGGGACGGCGAGCTCCGCCTCTGGGACTTGGCTACTGGTGTCTCTGCTCGCCGATTCGTCGGCCACACCAAGGATGTGTTGTCTGTTGCCTTCTCTTTTGATAACCGACAGATCGTTTCTGCTTCAAGGGATAAGACAATCAAGCTGTGGAATACTCTTGGTGAATGCAAGTATACCATTCAAGAGGCTGAATCTCATACCGACTGGGTTTCGTGTGTGCGTTTTAGCCCAAGTACGTTGCAGCCCACGATTGTTTCTGCTTCATGGGACAAGACAGTGAAGGTTTGGAATTTGACTAACTGCAAGCTGAGGTCTACACTTGCAGGGCATAGTGGATATGTGAACACGGTGGCTGTTTCGCCAGATGGGTCATTGTGTGCAAGTGGAGGGAAAGATGGGGTGATTTTGTTGTGGGATTTGGCTGAAGGAAAGAAGCTTTATAGTTTGGATGCAGGTGCAGTGATTAATGCGTTGTGCTTTAGCCCTAATAGGTACTGGTTATGTGCTGCCACAGAGAATAGCATTAAGATTTGGGATCTGGAGAGCAAGATGGTTGTTGATGATTTGAAGGTTGATCTAAAAGCCGAAGCTGAGAAATCCGAGGGTACTACCGCAACTGCTGTCAGTACCAAGAAGAAG ATCTACTGCACAAGCTTGAACTGGAGTGCTGATGGAAGCACCTTGTTCAGTGGCTATACCGATGGTGTTATCCGAGTCTGGGGAGTTGGTCGCTATTAG